A section of the Halichoerus grypus chromosome 11, mHalGry1.hap1.1, whole genome shotgun sequence genome encodes:
- the ATG2A gene encoding autophagy-related protein 2 homolog A isoform X2, whose translation MSRWLWPWSNCVKERVCRYLLHHYLGHFFQEHLSLDQLSLDLYKGSVALRDIHLEIWSVNEVLESIESPLELVEGFVGSIKVAVPWAALLTDHCTVHVSGLQLTLQPRRGPGPGAADSQSWASCMTTSLQLAQECLRDGLPEPSEPPQPLEGLEMFAQTIETVLRRIKVTFLDTVVRVEHSPGDGEHGVAVEVHVQRLEYCDEAVRDPGQAPPVDVHQPPAFLHKLLQLAGVRLHFEELPPQEDPPQPPLQIGSCSGYMELTVKLKQNEAFPGPKLEVAGQLGSLHLLLTPQQLQQLQELLSAMSLADPDGLVDKLNKSRPLGAEDLWLIEQDLNQQLQAGAVAEPLSPEPLTNPLVNLDNTDLFFSMAGLTSSVASALSELSLSDVDLGSSVHSDMAPRRLSAHAHPTGKTAPTPLPDTLRPDSLVKMTLGGMTLTLLQTSAPSSGPPDLTTHFFAEFDATKDGPFGSRDFHHLRPRFQRACPCSHVRLTGTAVQLSWELRTGRGRRTTSTQVHFGQLEVLECLWPRDTSEPEYTEILSFPSTLGSQASARPCAHLRHTQTLRRMSKSRPRRPAACHCHSELALDLADFQADVELGALDRLAALLRLATIPPPEPPASLLTEPAPAAEQQTVVRLSAPRATLQLRFPIADLRPERDPWAGRAVRAEQLRLELSEPQFRSELNSGPGPPVPTRLELTCSDLHGTYEDGEKPPIPCLRVSKALDPKSSGRKYFLPQVVVTLRPQLSGTQWEVAPEKGELLELSAESPCELREPEPSPFSSKRTMYETEEMVIPGDPEEMRTFQSRALALSRCSLEVLLPSAHIFLPSKEVYESLYNRINNDLLMWEPADLLPTPDPAAHPTGFPGPSGFWHDNFKMCKSAFKLDSDSDDEDAHFFSVGASGAPQPPAPESRSPRSQSTFSTLVTVLKGRITALCETKDEVGRRLETSHGELVLDVEQGTIFSVSQYRGQPGLGYFCLEAEKAKLYHRAVVEDHLLPSRLELPSFVPPAQLAPTIYPSEEGVTERGALGPKGQGRGPHMLSTAVRIHLDPHKNVKEFLVTLRLHRATLRHFMALPEQSWHSQLLEFLDVLDDPVLGYLPPTVITVLHTHLFSCAVDYRPLYLPVRVLITAETFTLSSNIIMDTSTFLLRFILDDSALYLSDKCEVETPDLQRDYVCVLDVDLLELVIKTWKGSTEGKLSQPLFELRCSNNVVHVHSCADSCALLVNLLQYVMSEGDLHPPPRAPSPTEIAGQKLSESPASLPSCPPVETALINQRDLADALLDTERSLRELTQPSGGPLPQTSPVSVYLFPGERSGAQPHSPPVVAPAGSLGSCSEAKEDEKEEGDGDTLDSDEFCILDAPGLGIPPRDGEPVVTQLHPGPIVVQDGYFSRPLGSTDLLRAPAHFPVPSSRVVLREVSLVWHLYGGRDFGPHPGHRARGSFMGPRGSPSRCSGPNRPQNSWRTQGGTGRQHHVLMEIQLSKVSFQHEVYPVEPATGPAAPGQELEERPLSRQVFIVQELEVRDRLASSQINKFLYLHTSERMPRRAHSNMLTIKALHVAPTTNLGGPECCLRVSLMPLRLNVDQDALLFLKDFFTSLVASINPMVSGETSAEARPETRVQPSSLQEGRPEDAKMTGSQEAAGGGHSSSAEQQPIYFREFRFTSEVPIWLDYHGKHVTMDQVGTFAGLLIGLAQLNCSELKLKRLCCRHGLLGVDKVLGYALNEWLQDIRKNQLPGLLGGVGPMHSVVQLFQGFRDLLWLPIEQYRKDGRLMRGLQRGAASFGSSTASAALELSNRLVQAIQATAETVYDILSPAAPIPRSLQDKRSVRRLRKGHQPADLREGVAKAYDTVREGILDTAQTICDVASRGHEQKGLTGAVGGVIRQLPPTVVKPLILATEATSSLLGGMRNQILPDAHKDHALKWRSDEGQD comes from the exons TCTGTGAACGAAGTGCTGGAGTCCATAGAATCACCCTTAGAGCTGGTGGAAGGCTTCGTGGGCTCTATCAAGGTGGCCGTGCCCTGGGCTGCGCTGCTCACTGACCACTGCACCGTGCACGTGTCAGGCCTCCAGCTCACCCTGCAGCCTCGTCGGGGCCCAG GGCCAGGGGCTGCCGACTCTCAGAGTTGGGCCTCATGCATGACCACGAGCCTGCAGCTGGCTCAGGAGTGCCTTCGGGACGGGCTGCCCGAGCCCTCGGAGCCACCACAGCCCCTGGAGGGACTGGAAATGTTTGCCCAGACCATTGAGACTG TGCTGCGAAGGATCAAGGTGACCTTCCTGGACACTGTCGTGAGGGTGGAGCACTCGCCGGGTGATGGGGAGCATGGTGTGGCAGTGGAAGTCCATGTACAGAG ACTGGAGTACTGTGATGAGGCAGTGCGGGACCCAGGCCAGGCGCCTCCAGTGGACGTGCACCAGCCTCCTGCCTTCCTGCACAAGCTGCTGCAGCTGGCGGGAGTCCGCCTGCACTTCGAGGAGCTCCCCCCACAG GAAGATCCCCCACAACCCCCCTTGCAGATCGGCAGCTGCTCAGGGTATATGGAATTGACAGTGAAATTGAAGCAGAATGAGGCCTTCCCAGGCCCCAAG CTGGAGGTGGCTGGACAGCTGGGCTCCTTGCACCTGCTCCTGACGCCTCAGCAGCTCCAGCAGCTTCAAGAACTGCTCAGTGCCATGAGCCTCGCAG ACCCTGACGGCCTGGTTGACAAGCTGAATAAGAGCCGCCCGCTCGGTGCTGAAGACCTGTGGCTGATTGAGCAGGACCTGAACCAGCAGCTGCAGGCAGGGGCTGTGGCCGAGCCCCTCAGCCCAGAACCCCTTACCAATCCTCTTGTCAACCTGGACAACACTG ACCTCTTCTTCTCCATGGCGGGCCTCACGAGCAGTGTGGCCTCAGCCCTCTCTGAGCTCTCCCTCTCGGATGTAGACCTGGGATCCTCTGTGCACAGCGACATGGCCCCCCGCCGGCTGTCTGCCCATGCCCACCCAACTG GCAAGACGGCCCCCACGCCCCTCCCGGACACCCTGCGCCCTGACTCGCTGGTGAAGATGACCTTGGGGGGCATGACCCTGACCTTGCTGCAGACGTCTGCCCCATCTTCCGGACCACCTGACCTCACCACCCACTTTTTTGCGGAGTTTGATGCCACCAAGGATGGGCCCTTCGGCTCCCGTGACTTCCACCATCTCCGACCGCGCTTCCAGAGGGCCTGTCCCTGTAGCCATGTCCG GCTAACGGGGACAGCTGTGCAGCTGTCCTGGGAGCTGCGGACAGGCAGGGGCCGAAGGACTACGAGCACACAGGTGCACTTCGGGCAGCTCGAGGTGCTGGAGTGCCTGTGGCCCAGGGACACGTCAGAGCCCGAGTACACAGAG ATCCTGAGCTTCCCCAGCACCCTAGGTTCCCAGGCCTCAGCTCGGCCCTGTGCCCACCTGCGTCACACACAGACTCTCCGCCGGATGTCCAAG AGCCGACCCCGGCGCCCCGCTGCCTGCCATTGCCACTCAGAACTGGCCCTGGACCTGGCTGACTTCCAGGCAGATGTGGAGCTGGGGGCCCTGGACCGGCTTGCTGCCCTGCTGCGCCTGGCTACCATACCCCCTCCTGAGCCACCTGCCAGCCTCCTG ACAGAGCCCGCACCAGCTGCTGAGCAGCAGACGGTGGTGCGGCTCTCAGCACCCCGAGCCACGCTGCAGCTGCGCTTCCCCATTGCCGACCTGAGGCCCGAGCGGGACCCCTGGGCAGGCCGGGCTGTGCGGGCCGAGCAGCTGCGGCTGGAGCTGAGTGAGCCCCAGTTCCGGTCAGAGTTGAACAGCGGTCCTGGTCCCCCAGTGCCCACCCGCCTGGAACTTACCTGCTCCGATCTGCATG GCACTTACGAAGATGGAGAGAAGCCACCAATCCCCTGCCTGCGGGTCTCCAAAGCCCTGGATCCCAAGAGCTCTGGGCGCAAATACTTCCTGCCCCA GGTAGTGGTGACGCTGCGCCCCCAGCTCAGCGGTACACAGTGGGAAGTGGCCCCTGAGAAGGGAGAGCTGCTGGAGCTGTCAGCTGAGAGTCCATGTGAGCTGCGGGAGCCTGAGCCCTCGCCCTTCTCCTCTAAAAGGACCATGTACGAGACGGAGGAG ATGGTGATTCCTGGAGACCCTGAGGAGATGAGGACCTTCCAGAGCCGGGCCCTGGCGCTGTCGCGCTGCAGCCTGGAAGTGCTCCTGCCCAGCGCCCACATCTTCCTGCCCAGCAAGGAGGTCTACGAGAGCCTCTATAACAG GATCAACAACGACCTGCTCATGTGGGAGCCTGCAGACCTGCTTCCCACCCCTGACCCCGCCGCTCACCCCACTGGTTTCCCAGGCCCCTCAGGCTTTTGGCACGACAACTTCAAGATGTGCAAGTCAGCCTTCAAGCTGG ACTCAGACTCGGATGATGAGGATGCCCACTTCTTCTCAGTAGGGGCATCAGGcgctccccagccccctgcccctgagTCCCGAAGTCCTCGCTCCCAGAGTACCTTCTCTACACTGGTGACAGTGCTGAAGGGTCGGATCACAGCCCTCTGTGAGACTAAG GACGAGGTTGGGAGGCGGCTAGAGACCTCACACGGGGAACTGGTGTTGGATGTGGAGCAAGGAACCATCTTCAGCGTCTCCCAGTACCGAGGCCAGCCGGGACTCGGCTATTTCTGCCTGGAAGCCGAGAAGGCCAAGCTCTACCACCGAG CGGTTGTGGAAGACCACCTGCTGCCCAGTCGCCTGGAGCTGCCCAGCTTTGTTCCTCCGGCCCAGCTGGCCCCAACCATCTACCCATCGGAGGAAGGGGTGACCGAACGGGGAGCCTTGGGCCCCAAGGGCCAGGGCCGGGGTCCCCACATGCTGTCCACGGCTGTGCGCATCCATCTGGACCCCCACAAGAATGTCAAG GAGTTCCTGGTGACACTGAGGCTCCACAGGGCCACCCTGCGCCACTTCATGGCTTTACCAGAACAGAGTTGGCACTCCCAG CTGTTGGAGTTCTTAGATGTGCTTGATGACCCAGTGCTGGGCTACCTGCCCCCAACCGTCATTACTGTCCTACACACTCACCTGTTCTCCTGCGCCGTGGACTACAG gcccctctACCTCCCTGTGCGTGTCCTTATCACCGCTGAGACCTTCACCCTCTCCAGCAACATCATCATGGACACCTCCACCTTCCTGCTCAG GTTCATCCTGGACGACTCAGCCTTATACCTGTCCGACAAGTGTGAGGTGGAGACGCCGGATCTGCAGcgag ATTATGTCTGTGTCTTGGATGTTGACCTTCTGGAGCTTGTGATTAAAACCTGGAAGGGGAGCACCGAGGGCAAACTG AGCCAGCCGCTGTTCGAACTGCGTTGCTCCAACAACGTGGTGCACGTGCACAGCTGTGCAGACTCCTGCGCCCTGCTGGTCAACCTGCTCCAGTACGTAATGAGTGAGGGCgacctccacccccctccccgggcccccagccccacGGAGATCGCCGGCCAGAAG CTCTCCGagagccctgcctccctgccctcctgccctccagtGGAGACGGCCCTCATCAACCAGCGGGACCTGGCCGACGCCCTCTTGGACACTGAGCGCAGCTTGCGGGAGCTGACCCAGCCTTCAG GTGGCCCCCTCCCTCAGACCTCGCCTGTGTCAGTCTACCTATTCCCAGGTGAACGGAGTGGGGCCCAGCCCCACTCGCCCCCTGTTGTGGCCCCCGCTGGCAGCCTGGGGTCCTGCTCAGAGGCCAAGGAAgatgaaaaggaagagggagatggagacaCCCTGGACAGTGACGAGTTCTGCATCCTTGATGCTCCTGGCCTGGGCATCCCG CCCCGAGATGGGGAGCCCGTGGTGACACAGCTGCATCCAGGCCCCATCGTCGTGCAGGACGGGTACTTCTCACGGCCCTTGGGCAGCACGGACCTGCTGCGGGCGCCTGCCCACTTCCCCGTGCCTAGCAGCCGTGTGGTGCTCCGTGAGGTCTCGCTCGTCTGGCACCTCTATGGGGGCCGGGACTTTGGCCCCCACCCTGGCCACAG GGCAAGAGGCAGCTTCATGGGCCCCAGGGGCTCTCCTTCCCGCTGCTCCGGCCCCAACCGGCCCCAGAACTCTTGGCGTACACAGGGGGGCACTGGGAGGCAGCACCACGTCCTCATGGAGATCCAGCTCAGCAAG GTAAGCTTCCAGCACGAGGTGTACCCGGTGGAGCCAGCCACAGGCCCTGCGGCCCCCGGCCAGGAGCTCGAGGAGCGGCCCCTGTCCCGCCAGGTGTTCATTGTGCAGGAGCTGGAGGTCCGGGACCGGCTGGCCTCCTCCCAGATCAACAAGTTCCTATACCTGCACACGAGCGAGCGGATGCCACGTCGCGCCCACTCCAACATG ctcacCATCAAAGCACTGCATGTGGCCCCCACAACCAACCTGGGGGGGCCCGAGTGCTGTCTCCGGGTCTCGCTGATGCCCCTGCGGCTCAACGTGGACCAG GATGCCCTGCTCTTCCTCAAGGACTTCTTCACCAGCTTGGTGGCTAGCATCAATCCTATGGTCTCGGGAGAGACGTCCGCTGAGG CTCGCCCTGAGACCCGAGTCCAGCCCAGCAGCCTCCAGGAGGGCCGGCCTGAGGACGCAAAGATGACCGGCTCCCAGGAGGCCGCGGGCGGTGGACACAGCTCCTCTGCTGAGCAGCAGCCTATCTATTTCAG GGAGTTCCGCTTCACGTCCGAGGTGCCTATCTGGTTGGATTACCACGGCAAGCACGTCACCATGGACCAGGTG GGTACTTTCGCTGGCCTCCTCATCGGCCTAGCCCAGCTCAACTGCTCCGAGCTGAAGCTGAAGCGGCTTTGTTGCCGACATGG gctcctgggtGTGGACAAGGTGCTGGGCTACGCTCTCAACGAGTGGCTACAGGATATCCGCAAGAACCAGCTGCCTGGCCTGCTGGGCGGTGTAGGCCCCATGCACTCCGTTGTCCAGCTCT TTCAAGGGTTCCGGGACCTGCTTTGGCTGCCCATCGAGCAGTACAGAAAGGACGGGCGCCTCATGCGGGGGCTGCAGCGGGGGGCCGCCTCCTTTGGCTCATCCACGGCCTCGGCCGCCCTGGAACTCAGCAACCGGCTGGTGCAAGCTATCCAG GCCACAGCTGAGACCGTGTACGACATCCTGTCCCCAGCAGCACCCATCCCCCGCTCCCTGCAGGACAAGCGCTCCGTGCGAAGGCTGCGAAAGGGCCACCAGCCCGCTGACCTCCGGGAGGGTGTGGCGAAGGCCTATGACACGGTTCGAGAG GGCATCCTGGACACGGCTCAGACCATCTGTGATGTGGCATCTCGGGGCCACGAGCAGAAGGGGCTGACGGGCGCCGTGGGGGGCGTGATCCGCCAGCTGCCCCCAACCGTGGTGAAGCCCCTCATTCTAGCCACCGAGGCCACGTCCAGTCTGCTCGGGGGGATGCGAAACCAGATCCTCCCCGACGCACACAAGGACCACGCTCTCAAGTGGCGTTCGGACGAAGGCCAGGACTGA